The genomic region GACCACCGGCCTGCCCATCTCGCTTATGTGCTCGATTATATCGGGCACTGACGACACCCTCGAGCTCGAGACCTCGACGAGCTTCCCATTAAGGTCAAGGATGGCGACCGCTGTGGTGGTCCCCGGGTCCACCCCCACTATGATGTAGTCCCGCTTCTTCTTCTCGAGCGGTATGAACTCGATGGCCTCCTTCTCCACGCTTGTGACCGTTACCTGGACGTCCTCCTCCCTGGAGCTGTGTATGCCCAGCTCAGAGCGCCTCGCATTCACTATAAAAGTGCCGTTGACGTATCCCCCAAACCCCTCGGTGATATGCAGGTCATAGACCCTGTCCTTGAGCTTTGCCTCTATCTCCCTGACCTTCTCCCGGACCCTGCCCTGTACCTTTCGCCTGTACCTGTTCTGGCTCCACCCGCCCCTACCCGGCGACCTACCCCTGCTCACCTTTATCAGCGTCTTGTCCTCGAATACCGATACTATATACCCCACGCCCATTGAGGCGAGGCAGGCAGCCGCAAGGGCCTCCTCCTCGGGCACCATTGGGTTAAAAGAAATGCCATTCTCCCTCCCAAGCTTGGTAAGCGGCTCCTGGTGCTCGTTGCCCGTCACCTGTACGAGCTTGACCTCTGGAGGCAGCCGCCTCAAAAAGCTCACCAGGTCTTTCTTGTTCTCCGCCAGCTCGGTTATGCTGTCCACCGCGAGTATTCCAGGGCGGTATTGCTTTATCAGCCTCAGAAGCTTGAAGCGGCTTACAGAAGAGTACTTTTCCACGTTGCCGTTGAGGATGGCGACCGCGTAGTGGGGTGCCTCCCTGGAGCGGCTTGACCCTTTTACTATATCTACGCCGAATATGGTTTGAAGCGCCATTTTGGGGTTCTATATATTATTTTGTATCAGGAGTTCAATAAGTTTTTCCTGCATGAAAAAGGCTCTTTTACTTATTGGGGAACTTGCTAAGCAACCCCCAAAAAGTTATGGGGACTTCGTAGCATGCTCGTAAGCAAGCTCTAAACGATATGGCGATAAGGTACTGGGTCCATGATAAGTTGGGGTGCCACCTATGCCATATCATACATTTCCGCAGAACTGATACGGCCAAGCCCGAAAAGTCTTATCGAACGCCATTATATTAAATCAGTTAGATTCTCAGAAGCTTTTTTAATTCTATCTCTATATTCTTCCAAACCGATAATATAGAAAGTAATAGGTGCATTCTTTTTTAATTCAAACTGGGATACATCATCAAAGTCTACGATTTCACCATTCTCTTTCTCAACTAATATCGGTGTTTTATCGGCTTTATAAAATTCGTTCGAGGATTTGTATAGGGGGTTATCGATTTCAACTAGATAGGATATGATGAAGTCCTTTTCGCAATTACACTTTTGAGCTATGCTCATTTCCAGCTTTTCAAGGTATTTGCCACTGGCTAGCTTATGTCTAAGGCCAACATTTTTAATATCGCTTATATTAATCCCATATCCTGCTTTCATCAAACGCCTATTGTCTAAATCATCGATTAATCTACATGCATTACTTTTACTACATAATAATTTTTGAAATAGTCGGTTATCGTCCATTGATAAATAATAGTCTAGAAAGCCATCATTTTTCATATCTAATAGATTCTTATCCAGGACCCCTTCTCTAATTGCAATCATAATTGCGCGTTCAAACATTTTATCCGCAATTAATCTGGCATGATGAAAATACACTTGAGTATACATCAAATATCTTGCAAGCCTATAGTTTTCTACTGCTTCTTTTCCTTTTATTAATATAACAAGGTCCGACCTATCTCTTTCAGTTTTTTTACTGATTGTATGCAATATACGCTCTAGGTCAAAATTTCCATAAGCAACGCCTATGTGATGAGAGTCTCTTCTTAGATAGTCGAGCTTATCAGCATCAATGTTCCCGGAGATTATTTTGCTATTGACCGTATCATTATATTCATCAAATAATGCCAGTATACTCTCTTTTCTTTTACCTAAAACATCCCCTATCTCTTTATTCTCAGAAATTATTTTGCGGGTAACGTCCTCATGATTGATATTAAGGCCACAGTTCGATAATGCCGTTTCGAACACATGGGACATCGGCCCATGGCCAATATCGTGTAAAAGAGCTGCAAAGCGAGCATCTATTATCTCTTCTTCTGACAATTCTAGCTTTTTAGCCATTAGCGTCGCAACGTGCATAGCACCCAGCGAGTGCTCAAACCGGGTATGATTTGCGCTAGGATAAATTAAATGGGTATTTCCTAGTTGTTTTATTCGCCTTAACCTTTGAACAACTGGCGTATCTAAAATTTTAAGCTCATCAGTAGTGATGCCAATATAGCCATAAATAGGGTCTCTTATAAATTTTTCATAGTGAATCATATTATGTACAAAGGTTAAGAGCCTGGAGTAGGCCTATAGCTTTTTCCACTTTAGGCTTTGATAATTTCCAACCGAACGAGCTTGCCATTTCAGTAATTTCATTAATCATCATTGGCTTCTTTTTACTACTAAGGATGTAATGAATTTTGGCAGCATATGAAAGCGTGTTTACATCTAAGTCGGATATTTTTTTACACGTATTCACGATACAATTGATTTTTTCATAGTCTGGTTCATGCTCTTTAATCAATTGCTCAGCCAGCTCTTTTCCATCCTCAGTTAGGCTATATACATATCTTTTCCACTCGACAGAATCAGCATCCATCTTACCATTAAAGACGTCAAGATTCTCATCTATAAAATTCAATTTGACTGCTGATTCTATAGTCCCCATCAGTTCTGAGCTATAAGGCCCATAATAGTAAGGTCTATATTTTGCTTCTATCACTCCAGCTATAGACTCAAAGTACAGCAACTTTTGAATGGCTGTACGTCCAGAAATTTGGTTATTAGCCGCTTTTATTGTAAGCACTATAGCGTCTAAAAGGTCTATCATAGATACCTCAGGCGATTATTATCCTTTCTTATATTAAGGTATGGTAGAGTTATAAAACTTAGTTGTGTGCGTAACGAAAATAATTGATACAACAAGTATCATGGCAGTTTATTTTACATGTAAGGCCTCTTAATGGTAGGATTAATGTTGAATGGGTTGAAATAGTTAATATTAAAGAAAATTGGCTTTAGATGTGAATCGTTTAGAGAGCGTGAATTATGAGTTGGTCGTGGCTTATTTGAATTGCCTGTTTGGGCAGCTGTACAAATAAGAATAATTTGAACTTTAACTTGCTAATCGTTATGGTGCCCGTGTCGCAGATCGAATATGTAGTTGCGCATGAGCTTTGCCACATCAAGCATAAAAGCCATTCTAAAGAATTCTGGCAATTGCTAAAGCTGGTCATGCCCGACTATGAGCTTAGGAAGGATAGCCTTAGAAGAGATGGGTGGAAATACGCCTTATAATCGAGACCAAATTTATCGAGTACGCCGCATCTTAGCTATCAGCGCCGCCGTGGCCCCTGCGTTGAAGCCGTTGTCTATGTTGACGACGACCAGCCCTGGAACGCATGACTGTAGCATGGTGGTTAAGGCGCCTATGCCTCCAGCGCCCAGCCCGTAGCCGATGCTGGTGGGCACGCCGATGACCGGCACCCCTACCATCCCGGCGACCACGGAAGGCAGCGCACCCTCCATGCCGGCAACGACGACCACGCAGGCCACGTCCTCCTTTATCATCTTCTTAAGAGGCTCAAGGAGGCGATGAATACCAGCGATGCCCACGTCGTATCCCTTTATGACCGAGCAGCCCATCACCTCGGCAATGGCGGCGGCCTCCTCGGCCACTGGGATATCCGAGGTGCCAGCTGTAAGGATGCCAATCTTACCAAGGCTCTCCCCAGAGCAGCCCCGCCTATCCACGATAATCATCCTGGCCTCAGGCTTAAAGGCCACGCCCTCCCCGCCAATCCGCCTCACAACCTCGTCATAATACTCGGCCGAGGCCCTCGACACCACGATGATGTCCTTCTTATTAACCACCCGCTCGACGATCTCGCCAACCTTCTCAGGCTCCTTGCCGCTGGCATAGACCACCTCGGGTATGCCAGACCTGCACTCGCGGCCCATGTCAAAAACCGTATGGTTGCCGATCCTCTCAACATAATCCAGCCTCAAAAGCCGCTCCGCCTGGTCGATGTCAATTTCCCCGCTGACGAGCTTTTCAAGCACTTCACGGGCATCCAAAACACATCACCCTTAATAGTCGCGCTCGACAAGGAATAGCCCGATAGCATTTAGCTTATCCATCGGAGCCTTATACAATTTAAGCCCCTCGAACTGAGACATGGCCTCATCCTTATAGCGCTTGGCCTCTTTCTGGGCGAATTCAAGGGCGCCTGCCCTGGTCAAAATATCGAAAACGCGGGCGATATCGCCATCAGTAAGATGCTCCTTCCCATAAATCCTCTTCAGCTCATCCCTTTCGGGCGAAGCCTCCATGGCATAGAGCACCGGCAAAGACTTCTTCTTATTCCGGATATCATTCTTAGCAGACTTGCCGGTATTCTCGGGGTTGCCCCATATGCCCAGTATATCGTCACGTATCTGGAAGGCGATGCCTATCTTGCGGCCGAAGGCCTTAAACCGCCCAATAATACTTTGGTCCTCGGTGGCCACCATTGCGCCTATCGCCGTCGAGGCCTCGATAAGGGCGGCGGTCTTCCCGCTCACCATCTTAATATACTCATCCACAGAAACGTCGTCCCTCTCCTGGAACTCCATGTCCATGTACTGGCCCTCGCAAAGCTCTATCACCGTCTCGTTGAAGAGCCTCATGATGCTGACCATCATCTCCGGACTGACCGTGCCTTCAAGCTCCAATAGCGAGAGGTTCGCCACGATATCCATGGCGTCCCCGGTGTTTATTGCCTGGGGCACGCCCCAGAGCTTCCACAGGGTATCCCTGTGCCGGCGCTTCTCGTCGCCATCCTCTATATCGTCATGTATTAGAGTGAAATTATGCAGCAGCTCCACCGCGGCTGCCGCCGGTAGGGCCTTCCTGTAGTCATTACACACGGCCTCGCACGCCAGCAGGCACATCGTGGATCGCAGGCTCTTCCCTCTGGGAGCCCTGCACTCCCTAAAATTCTCGTCAAGCCACCCCAGGTGGTACTTCATCATGTCATATAGGTGGCCCACGCTTTTCCTTTTCTCGAATAACGCCCTCATCTGGGCGTCCGTATATGCCGAGTACTCCTCTAGAATAGGCGTGACTGCATCCACCATGGTTTTCCCTGCGATTTCTCACTTGGCGTATAGCCCTGCAGATATTAAAACCCTTCGAAACCTGGAGATAGGAGCTAGCCTTCTAGTCGACAAAATTTATTTATACTGTGTGTCGCTTTTTTGCATTGATGATGCTCAAGTTCAGGCTTTTCGCCAACTTTAGGGAGAAAGCGGGCAAAAAGGAAATAGCGCTGGACGTCAATGGGGACACAGTCATGGATGCGGTAAGGGCGCTGATAGAGGCATACCCGGGGCTGGAGCCACTCATGCTACAGGAAGGGAAAATAAAGCCTTACGTAAACGTACTGGTTAATGGCAGAAGGGCGGAGCCATCAGACAGGGTAAAGGATGGAGACGAGCTGGCCATATTCCCGCCCGTGTCCGGAGGATAAGCCTACTTCTCGAATTTTTGGACCTGTATGGGGTCTATGGTGGCGTCTATCACCAGGTCGAAGGGCACCTTATCGTACCACCCGGCCTTCTCGAACATGGCCATGAAGCATATGCCCACAACCTTTCCGCCCGGCTTGAGGATGGCCCTGACGCGCTCTGCAGCACCGGCGGCGTCTACCTTGCTGCCGGGCATGGAAAGGCCGCCAAGCAATACGACGAAGTCCGCCCCGTTCGGGTCCGCCGCCCCGCCGGCCTGCATCCCTATCCCCGGAACCTGCCAGAGGGAGCGGGTGTCATCCAGGATGGCGTCGGGCACAAGAACCATCTCAACCCTATCATTTCTGATAGTATAGGCGAACAGCTCGATGAAGGGCACACACGTGCCGGCGCTGCCCATGAATACTATCTTGTTAGCCGGCTGCATGCCCAGCGCAGCCATCTGCGCCCTGAAGGTCTTAAGCAAGGGCGACAGCCCTTTCGTGGTCTCAACGACTTTATACATCTAATCCAGCCTCTTTAGCTCTTTTGAGTTCATGACCGCTGCCAGCGGTATTATCCTCGTTTTTATCCCCATCTCGGCGAGCGCTGCGAACGGGTTTATGCCCGAGTAGCTGGCGATGCCGCAGGTGCCCGGCTCGACTGGGACGCCCAGGAGGGGCCTCACGCTCTCGCACGCCGAAAATATGCCGTACACCTCCGCGCCCCTCAGCTCTTCTATGATGCCCAGCGCTTTTTCCCTGGCGTTAATCGGTATCTCCCTGACGTTGGCCAGGGCGTTGCCCGAGCCGGTCTCAAGTACCTTCAGCACGGACGTCATCTTTCGGGACACGAACACGTTCATTGGGTTGATGGACGTGCCTCTATAATCTATGATATCTGTGAAGCGCTCGGCCTTATTATCCCTGACGCGTATGATGCCGCCATACTTTAAGCTGACGGGTATGCCTCTTTTTAATAAGACCCCGTCTATGGTGATGCTGCAAAACGTCGCTATGGCCACCTGGCCTTCCGGCACATCGTTCTCTAGTATCTCCTGGCCCTCGTCGACCACCTTGAGGCGAGGGCTTATCGCGTATCCAGCCTCGACCACCTGCTTTAAGACTTCCAGCGCCTTATCGCAGTCAGCCTTATTGATGTAGCAGATGTTGACCACTGCGTCGCCCGTATTCGCAGAAGGGTCGAAGGTGGTCCTGAACTCGTAGTCCTCTATCCTCGTGGAGATAAAGCCCAGGCGGTCAGTTACCAGGGCGTGCTTTAGCTCCTCCTCGCCGAGCGGCGTTATGACCCTCCCAAGGTAGCCGTGCTTCTTCGTGAAGCCCCGCTCGTCGAGCATCCTGAGGTGGTAACGAGTTGCCCGCTCGCCAAGGTTATAGCCTCTCCGGTTGAGCTCCTCGGCTATCTTCCTGGCCCCGACCTCGCCGTTCGACTCGCTCAGTATCCTCAATATCTCGATCAGCTTGCGCTGTGTCTCTGCGTCAGGCATCTCTCATCTTTCCTGTACCAAAATAGAATAGCCTTCCAGGTTTTATAATTTGCCATATCCTGCTAATTTGTGTCAGGCTATCGGTAGATTTTTAACTCGCCCAGCATGGCGTTGATCCTCGGCTCTTTTTCAAGCATGTCCGCTATGTGGGCTCCTTTTTCCGTTAGCCTATAGCAGATGATCGCGTATCCTCCCACATGGGTTTCTGCTCGTTCCAGCAATCCCATGCCTATCAGAGAGTCCTCGACTTTGTACCGTCTCCCGTCGCCCATGATGGCTCCGAGTATGTTGCTTGCGCAGACGTTCAAGCCCTTTTGCAGCTCTTTTAGGCTCGCCTGCCTGAAGAAGCTATGAGCGATGAACATGAGCACTACGACGCGTATTTTGCTTCGCCTTAATGACTTCATGACCGCTTCGTCGCTTGCATCCATACCCTTTAAAGTTATATCAAATAGACATAAATATCTTATTATGAAATAGCTCATCAACCAAGTAATAAAAATATTATTATAGTGCCATATGAGCAATTGCAAACCGATACTCGCATGTGCTAGCAAAAAGTATAAGCATAAACTAGTAGTTATAACATTTTATGCAAGCGCCTGGCCAACCAATATAGACGGAAAACTGGCCAGGCGTCTTGTCCAACATAGTTGGAGGTATAAAAATATGGATTTAAAGTATTTAATACCATTGGCACTTTGCGGCCTGATAGTAATGGCAGTAATGCCCGCATACGCACAGGATTGGACCCTTAATGCGCTTGAAACGCGGGCTAATACCGGGAGCATGCCGACGATAACGGGTGACTCGACAGTCCAGAGACAATTGTACCATGCCGGCGATACGATCACCTGGGATAATAAATGGTATAACGCCGATTCTGGGCACCCATGGCGCAGCATAGCAGTAACGAGCAGCTCATTTACCGGTTTCACGAGCACCACTGCTAACGATCTTGGAGAGCTATACTATGGCGAGATCCAAACATTCAGAAATAATAAGGTTCCGGTGAATAGTAATCCCAACCCATATAATGACTATTTCGCCAGGTCACACAACTATGGGTATACGGATAATCCGTTTATTAATTGCGACATAGTAGGCCTGCAAACACAAGTAAATTGAGTTATTATTTTTTTAATTTTTAAGGAGATATCATGAGCAATACCCTTAATATTGCCCGGAAAGAGTTCGCTGACCTGGCAAACAATAAATACCTGTACATCGTATTAATAATATTCTTAATTAATTTATTAATGCATTTAGTTAGCCTTTATAATTTTTATAAGGAGGGGAGTATAAGCGACCCAAATTTTATTAAGGCCTGTCTGTTCGACGTAATGTATCTATCATCGATATATGGCGGGGTCACCGCCCTTATGATCGGGTTCTCATCAATGGCCGGCGAGCTGACGAGTGGAGCCTTGAATACGCTTATAGCTAAACCAGTATACCGCGATACGGTCATTACCGGGAAGCTACTAGGGTGCATAGCGTATATGCTATTATTCTTCATCCTCACCGCTATCCTCTACGTTTCATCGGAGTTTATACTATGTGGCGACGTCATAGCCGGACAGCTTTTAGGATTACTCGCAAGGTTACCGTTTATCGTTATCATAGCCCTGCTATACGTGATGATGTTCTTCCTCGTTTCTGTTCTCTTCAGGACCCTCATAGACGATAACGGGATGGCGCTAACGTTTAGCGTTTTATTCTACTTCGTAATACTAATAATCCCTTCGAGTTCTGTTATTATTAGTAATATTGCGGCTTTGCTCGGCGTGGATGAAGTCTATTTGCTAGGCATATCCAGGATTATTGACCCCAAGAAGTCAATGGTTAATATTAGTAATTCTGGCATTTTCGACCCGTCTTTTAGTATTATTAGCGCGTTAAGCCTTAGCTGGCTAGAGTTCGCGAAATTTATCGTCATAGTTTTAGCGCTTTTGGCATTATGCTACATATCATTTTTGAGGAGGGACGTCCGTTGAGCGGAGTATTGCCGATTGCCATGAACGAGTTCTCAAGGATAATGAGACAGCCGATAATACTGGTAATAGCTGCCATATTATTTTTGATCCTGCTCATTAACGGGGCGTCAAGCGCTCAAGTAATACCGGAGTTTTTACCGGACAAGGACGATGTATTTTTAAAGGTAGGGGTAAGTAATACGACGTATTATACATCGTTGTTCTTATCGGTAGTGTCCATGTTTATCGGGGTGCTCTCCATAGCGGAGGAGCGGTCTAGGGGGACGCTACGCGTGCTTTTAACAAAGCCTGTGTTCCGTAAGGACGTCTTCTTTGGAAAGTTCCTGGGCATCTCGATGCTTCTATTAATTCTGACGGTCACGAGCGTTACCCTGTGCGTTTCAGCCATACTAATATTCTATGGCGGCCCGTTGTCACTACAGGATGCGCTGGTAAGGCTTTCCACTTACACTCTACTCATATTTTTAAACTGCGTATTGACCATGGCCATAGCGATGCTTATCGGCGTGGCGGTTAAAAATATTCTGGGCATTCTAATGCTCGCCGGGTCGCTGCTATGCTTCGAATGGTTTATAAGCATAGAGGACTGGCTCTCCAGCCTTCTAGGTAGTCTAAAGTATATTATTAGCCAGAGAATGCTATTCTTCACAATAATGGGCCCGACGGGCCCGGGACTGCTGCATACCACGATGCCATATCAGGTGTGGCTTGAAGACGCGGCACCTTATATAACGGCTTTTCTACTCGAGATTATCGTTGTATTGGTTCTGGCTTTCCTGGCATTTAATGGTGATGACGAATGAAAGGTAAAGTGTTTGGAAATAGGCATTTCATGGTATATTCTGCGCTGCTAGCGATACTCGTGGCGTCTTCGCTTGGCAGCATGTCGTGCCCCGCAGATTCTGCGGGCGCTCAAATAGGGGTTAAAAAGGTGGCCGTTGGGCTTTTCCATACGGTGGCCCTGGCTGATGATGGGACGGTGTGGGCATGGGGGAGCAACACTTATGGGGAGTGTGGGGAAGGCAGTAGCGATGACATACTACTAAAGCCAGTAATGATTAACGGGCTGGAAGGCGTGAAGGATGTCGCAGTAGGGAATAACTTCTCTATGGCGCTAAAGAGCGATGGCACAGTGTGGACATGGGGCGATAACAGGTACGGCCAGCTCGGAATCGGGACCGCGGATGATGGGCGGCACCCTGAGCCCGTACAAGTGCCCGGCCTGACAAACGTAATAGCTATAAGCGCCGATTTTCAATTGGCAATGGCTCTCAAAGACGACGGGACGGTCTGGGCGTGGGGCTCGAACTCGTACGGCCAGCTCGGGGATGGAAAGCCCATAGACATACCTCCACCGCTAACTTATAGTAAAGAGTGGGATATGCAAAATAAGCCCTCTCCAGTCATGGTTAGCGGGCTCGACCATGTCGTCTCGATAGACGCTTCTGGATGGCAAGCTTTTGCGGTGAAAGACGATGGCACGGTATGGGGATGGGGGCAAAACACGTGTACGCTGGGGGAATGGTCTAAGAATAACGAGAATTCTCTATATACATCAACTCCCGTTCAAATAGTAGGCCTTACGGACGTTAAAAAGGCCTGTTGTCTGGGGGGCCTGTCTGCTGTTGCCCTTAAGAAGGATGGGACTGTCTGGGCGTGGGGCGAGGATAGATATGGAGTTCTCGGTAATGGGGAGGTAAAATCCTATCCGGACGTAGATAAGGTTTACAATCCTATACAGGTGATAGGGCTTACGGATATAGTCGATATATCCTGCGGGGGCGCCCATTCGTTAGCGCTTAAAGACGATGGGACAGTCTGGGCGTGGGGAAAGAATTACGCGGGGCAGCTGGGCGACTCAACGAATGAAAGCCGTGGCACTCCTTGCAGAGTGCCGATACCTGCTGCTAAGGCTATATCCGCCGGGTACTACTCTAACGTCGCCATCGATAAAGATGATAACGTATGGGCATGGGGCATGGATGACTATGGACAGCTAGGCGATGGGGAGCATGGAGAAATGTTATACCGGCCTACTCCGAAAAAGGTTTTATTAAGCTTCGGCGGTAGCCCGACAATCATGCCAACGGCCACGAGTACGCCCGGGCCTATAGCCAGCCCGTCCACGCTTGCCCCCACTCCTAGTACGAGCCCGACCATGGCAGGCTCGCCCTGGTATGACGCGTTGCCCATAGTATTTTTTATTGTAGTCGCAGTAATCACCGGATTGCTGGCTTATATACTTTTGAAGAGGAGGAATTAGGGCGAGAAGCGCTATAATATGTTTATTTTTCCTGGTGATGATAAGTTTCGCCGGGCTAGCGCATGCAGAGGTCCCGCCATTCGCGTTCATCGCTCAAGGCCCCACGGTTTCTTTAGCTTTAGATGAGAACGGGACGGCTTGGGCGTGGGGGTCGAATTATGACGGCGAATGCGGTATACCCGCCAGCGAGGGGCTGGAATATGTCACAAGGCCCGTGGCAATCCACGGGCTCGATAACGTTACCTCCATAGATGCTGGCGAGCTTTTCGTAATAGCGCTCAAAAAAGATGGTACAGTGCTAACCTGGGGCTGGAGCATATTCGGGGATTTAGGGTATGTCCCGAATAATACGACCTATAATCAGTCGAGAGAGCATTTTTCGCCTTTGCCCGTGCCAGGCCTAAGCGATATAACCGGCATATCTGCTGGACAGCATTTTTGCGTTGTCCTTAAAAGCGATGGAACGGTTTGGACGTGGGGGGATAACAGATATGGGCAGCTCGGAGATGGTAAACAGGTTACCATCGATGATTACTATGCCGGCGCACACCGCGCAGAGCCGGGCATGGTTGTCGGGCTAAGTAATGTCACTTACGTGTCGGCCGGCCCCATAAACGCGGCTGCGGTGAAAGACGATGGCACGGTGTGGGTATGGGGGGCAAACTCGCGCAGCCTATTCGGCGAGGCGGGCGAAAATAGCACAGGCTTGCTCGCTATTACAACGCCAGTCCAGGTGAAAGGGCTGGAAAACGTGAAGGAAGTAAAGCTAGGCCATGCACATGCCCTTGCCCTTAAAAATGATGGAACTGTTTGGGCGTGGGGCGATAATAGCTATGGGCAGCTTGGCGTCGCGGGTAAAGAATTTTCGAATATGCCGATAATGGTGCATGGGCTATCAAACGTTACCCAGATAAGCGCGGGGGAGGGACACTCGGTAGCCCTCGAAGGCGATGGCACGGTATGGACGTGGGGCCAGAACAAATATGGACAGCTCGGAGATGGCACCACGTCAAACAGCTATAGCCCTGTAAAAGTACACCTACCGCCAATAAAGGCGGTTTCCGCTAGAGGCTTCAATACCATGGCGCTGGACTATAACGGCACCATCTGGATATGGGGGAATAACAACTATGGCCAGCTTGGTAATGGCTTGAGTAGCGGCAGCACGAGTTCGCCGACAACTCTTCAGGCCGCCACGCAGGGGCCGATCGCGAGCGGCGTCCCTTCGCAAAGCCGCGGTGATAGCACGGTCCTGCTGGCAATCCTTCTCATAATCCTGGCGGTGGCGGTCGGAATCTTTATCTATATGTGGAAGAGGTAGCTATTGTTTAGCTTATTCCCGCTTCGGCGAGCGCTGCGAACGGGCTTATGCCCGAGTAGCTTGCGTGCCGCAGGTGCCCGGCTCAATCGGGACGCCCAGAAGAGGCCTCATAAAAATTCTTTTCGACCGATAAGCTTAAGCATGAGCAGGCTATTATGGCTACAGCCTTTATAATTGGGCTATGCAATGCCCGCTTTAACGAATGATGGAGGAAAAACATGGGATTATTCGATAAGGTATTAGGCGGCAGCCAGCCTGCCAGGTTCAATGCACAGGAAGCTTTCATCGGAATCTCTTTGACCGCGGTGGCCGCGGATGGAGTGATAAACCAGGATGAGGCCCAGGGCTTGTTTACCGCCCTGTTGCGCATGAAGCTGTTTAAGGGCGTTAACGATGGCCAGATGAGGCAGATGTTCGATCGCGTGCTCAACCTGCTTAAGAAACAGGGGGCGGGCGCCGTGATCAACCTTTCAAAAGAGGCACTCACCCCGGAGCAGAAGCAGACGGCGTTCGCGATCGCAGCCGACCTCGTCCTGGCGGACGGCGTAGTCGAGGACGAGGAGAAGAAGTACCTGGATGACCTGCAGAAGGCCCTCGAAGTGCCCGATGATATGGCCCTAAAGGTCGTGGAGACCATGGTCATCAAGAACAGGGCTTAAGCCTAAGCTAAAGCCGTTAGCGTCGATGTACTCTTTTACCAGGCATTGCTTCTTTCTATTTTTATTATCTATACCTGTAATCCGCTGTATTTCTTCATAAGCCGTTTTCCATTAAGAACCTTAAGACTACATTAAGTGCTCAATGGGTGTTTTTCAGCTTTTGCCGTTATCTTTCCTGCCTCTGGTTTTTTGCCCTCGAGCATGGCCTTGACGAAACCGAGGAAGGGCGGGGACGGCCTCTCGGGCCTCGACTTGAACTCGGGGTGGAACTGGGTGCCCAGGAAAAACCTATGAGTGGGAAGCTCCAGTATTTCCATGCGGTTATCGTTTTTCGCCGAAAATACCAGGCCATGGCTCTCGATCTCGTCTATCATGTCAGGGTTAACCTCGTAGCGGTGCCGGTGCCTCTCGCTAATCTTAGTGGTGCCGTAAAGCCGGTGGGCCAGCGTATTATCCTTAATCCACGACTTGTGCTCGCCAAGCCTCATCGTCCCGCCCATGTTCTTAATATCCTTCTGCTCGGGCAAAATGTCTATAACATGGGTGCCCGTGGCGCTGAACTCGCTGCTCGTCGCATCCTTATAGCCCACGACGTTC from Methanocella conradii HZ254 harbors:
- a CDS encoding DUF128 domain-containing protein gives rise to the protein MPDAETQRKLIEILRILSESNGEVGARKIAEELNRRGYNLGERATRYHLRMLDERGFTKKHGYLGRVITPLGEEELKHALVTDRLGFISTRIEDYEFRTTFDPSANTGDAVVNICYINKADCDKALEVLKQVVEAGYAISPRLKVVDEGQEILENDVPEGQVAIATFCSITIDGVLLKRGIPVSLKYGGIIRVRDNKAERFTDIIDYRGTSINPMNVFVSRKMTSVLKVLETGSGNALANVREIPINAREKALGIIEELRGAEVYGIFSACESVRPLLGVPVEPGTCGIASYSGINPFAALAEMGIKTRIIPLAAVMNSKELKRLD
- a CDS encoding ubiquitin-like small modifier protein 1, whose product is MMLKFRLFANFREKAGKKEIALDVNGDTVMDAVRALIEAYPGLEPLMLQEGKIKPYVNVLVNGRRAEPSDRVKDGDELAIFPPVSGG
- a CDS encoding M48 metallopeptidase family protein — encoded protein: MGSCTNKNNLNFNLLIVMVPVSQIEYVVAHELCHIKHKSHSKEFWQLLKLVMPDYELRKDSLRRDGWKYAL
- the larB gene encoding nickel pincer cofactor biosynthesis protein LarB — its product is MDAREVLEKLVSGEIDIDQAERLLRLDYVERIGNHTVFDMGRECRSGIPEVVYASGKEPEKVGEIVERVVNKKDIIVVSRASAEYYDEVVRRIGGEGVAFKPEARMIIVDRRGCSGESLGKIGILTAGTSDIPVAEEAAAIAEVMGCSVIKGYDVGIAGIHRLLEPLKKMIKEDVACVVVVAGMEGALPSVVAGMVGVPVIGVPTSIGYGLGAGGIGALTTMLQSCVPGLVVVNIDNGFNAGATAALIAKMRRTR
- a CDS encoding DUF2124 domain-containing protein encodes the protein MYKVVETTKGLSPLLKTFRAQMAALGMQPANKIVFMGSAGTCVPFIELFAYTIRNDRVEMVLVPDAILDDTRSLWQVPGIGMQAGGAADPNGADFVVLLGGLSMPGSKVDAAGAAERVRAILKPGGKVVGICFMAMFEKAGWYDKVPFDLVIDATIDPIQVQKFEK
- a CDS encoding HD domain-containing protein, translating into MIHYEKFIRDPIYGYIGITTDELKILDTPVVQRLRRIKQLGNTHLIYPSANHTRFEHSLGAMHVATLMAKKLELSEEEIIDARFAALLHDIGHGPMSHVFETALSNCGLNINHEDVTRKIISENKEIGDVLGKRKESILALFDEYNDTVNSKIISGNIDADKLDYLRRDSHHIGVAYGNFDLERILHTISKKTERDRSDLVILIKGKEAVENYRLARYLMYTQVYFHHARLIADKMFERAIMIAIREGVLDKNLLDMKNDGFLDYYLSMDDNRLFQKLLCSKSNACRLIDDLDNRRLMKAGYGINISDIKNVGLRHKLASGKYLEKLEMSIAQKCNCEKDFIISYLVEIDNPLYKSSNEFYKADKTPILVEKENGEIVDFDDVSQFELKKNAPITFYIIGLEEYRDRIKKASENLTDLI
- a CDS encoding polyprenyl synthetase family protein, with translation MVDAVTPILEEYSAYTDAQMRALFEKRKSVGHLYDMMKYHLGWLDENFRECRAPRGKSLRSTMCLLACEAVCNDYRKALPAAAAVELLHNFTLIHDDIEDGDEKRRHRDTLWKLWGVPQAINTGDAMDIVANLSLLELEGTVSPEMMVSIMRLFNETVIELCEGQYMDMEFQERDDVSVDEYIKMVSGKTAALIEASTAIGAMVATEDQSIIGRFKAFGRKIGIAFQIRDDILGIWGNPENTGKSAKNDIRNKKKSLPVLYAMEASPERDELKRIYGKEHLTDGDIARVFDILTRAGALEFAQKEAKRYKDEAMSQFEGLKLYKAPMDKLNAIGLFLVERDY